Genomic DNA from Candidatus Nitronereus thalassa:
TGCTTTCCTGGTTAATGATATTATTCGACTTTGGCGTACATTTTGTGTGAATTACGAAGCCCGTACCCAAACAAGTTCTGACGAAAAAAGAGCAAAGAGAAAACTAAAAAATTATAAGCTAAAACATTCGAGGTTAATTACATGTTATTCAGCTATCTTTTACCTAATGGCTACGATGGGGAAAAAGGATACGGTTACACAATACGATGCAAAAAAAATGGTATACCTATCCCCTATTGAGCGGTTGGAATGGCTCTTAGGAGAAAAAGGATTTACGGACTTTTCAAGTAAGATCAATGAAATATTATCTTTGTATCAGAATTTTTTAACTAAAACAGACCAGGACGAAAAAACCCTTGTTAAATTATTTTTAAACGATAAAAAAAGTAGAGAATATCTAAGAGAAGCCAACAAGCTTGGTGATCATGTATTTGAATTACTTCGTGCAATAGGGGAACGTCAAAAGCCCTTTAATAAAATATTCAGGATACTTAATGTATAACTAACGAAGCTTTTTCTAAATCTAAGGATTCTATGCGGACATTCGCTTTTAATTTGTTCGCATGCATGCCCTTTTCATATGATGGTATATATAGGGTTCAGCTTCCGGTTTTACTCCCGGGTCCATTTCCCGCTCTAAATCTACCTCGATCGCACTCAATCACACAATAAAACCGAAAAATAGAATATTTTCTGTATTCATGAGGAAATCAAAACTCTCGATCCTACTGAGTCACACTTAACCACTGTGACGTCGCTTAAGATTTTTGATTAGTGAGCCCAGGTTTACTCCGTAAGTGCAAGGAAGACTCAATAAGTGAGTTACCGAAGTCATAACCCTAGATTTGGAACGGCCCGATGTCTGGTGTTTATAGAATAGAGGTCTTCTAAAGAATTTGAGCTATCCAGGAATACTGGATAAAGGAGTATCCTTAGCAAACCCTAGATTGCCAGTATGGGGGCAACTTTGGGGGCAACAGGTAATCTGCAAAATATAAATATCCTTTAATACGATATAGTTACTCGAACTTTTCGGTAGTCGCCACCTCCACCAATGAGAAAGCCCTTGGGTCGAGTTGATCCAAGGGCTTTTAATTTGAACAAATCTGCATCAACGCATTCAGAAATTCAAACCATGTGCCGATAAGAAAAGAAGAGGGAACAGAAAGCCGGCTTCACAAACAGAAGGGAGTCTCCATGAAGACCAAATCCTTCTTCTCCAAAACGGCCAACGTGTTAGCAGGCGGAACCGTCGTCCTCTTGATTTGCCTTCCCTCAAGCTCTTGGGCCTGCCACGAGCATCCCAACCCCATCGCCTTTCAACGCCCACTCCCCAACGAATCAGACCTCTTGCCTAATGGCATGATGGCTGTAGTTTATAGAAGTGAACAAGGGGAAGAAATCATTCATGTCACTGTGCATCGCATTCATATGATTCTGGCCGGCTACCATCCCATGCTCCCTGAACGGCGAGACCCCCAGTATACTGTCCTGCAAACTGACGGCACCCTTAACCCCATGACCTATGTGATTCGCACCAATGCCTTGTATTATGGCGTAGGGCAAGATGTGATTGGCTTTCCTACCAAAACCTGGATTGATCCGGATGAGGATGGCCTCAATGGCAATGAACAAGCCACCTTTCATCCAGCGCAACCCATGGAAAACATGACGGCACAGGCGCCTTTCGCTCGTTGAATTGTCAACTTTACTCGGCAAGTAATTCATTTCTAAATGAAAAAAGCCCTTGGGCAAACAAAACCTGAGGGTTTTTTTCTCGTAAGATTAGGTCTATACCAATTGTTAATGTAAAAGTGCGGGTCGGATCAATGCCAAAGTATAAAGGATGAGGACCTAGCTTTCCATCATCTCCAAACGAGCATCAAACTCGTGGCCGCAAGAGACGCAACGAATACAATCTGATTCGACCATGGGCTCATCGTCTCGAATCCCCATCCCCCCACAATCGGGGCATTTTGCCAGATGCAACACCTCGTCATTGAGATTTTCGTACCGGGTCCCCCGCAAGCAATAAATTGGTTCTCCGTCCAGAAGCCAGGGCTGGCACGCCTTGTTCACGACAGGAAGGACCAAATAGTGATGATTGGCATAATCTTGAATCTCTTCAGGAGTATTTAGGCCGTCCTTTATTAATTTTCCAGTCTTCGCCTCATAAATAGCAGAACCTTTCACAATTGCCTTTGTCGGACCCATGAAGCACCTCCCGGTTAAGGAATCGCCCATTTTACCTAGATGTATGATTTTCCAAGTATGCCACAAAATCCCTCTTCAGAAGCAAGGAATTTGTGCATGGGGTTTTTGGAAGTCTATAATTCTAGCTGATAAAATAGGGACCTTTGGTTTTCCATTTTTCCAAAGACGGGAAATTTTCGAAATTCGAAATTTCAGAGGAGGGACATAATGAGTTTGGCTGATAACGAATGTGTGCCATGTCGAGGTGGTGTTCCGCCGGTGGAACCGGCCAAGGCGCAGGAATTGCTCAGACAATTAGAGCAGGGATGGACCTTTAATGCTCAAGGCCATCTCGAACGAGAGTATGCCTTCAAGAACTTTGCGGAGGCTTTGGAATTTGTGAACAAAGTCGGGGCGATTGCCGAGGAGCAGGGGCACCATCCCGATCTCCATTTGGCCTGGGGCAAATGCAAGGTGGAAATTTGGACCCACAAAATTCAGGGCCTCACTGAAAGCGATTTCTTTTTCGCAGCGAAAGCAGACCGCGTGTATTCCAGTAATGGCTGATTCACTCATCACTATCGCTCCGTCTTCTCAGGTGAACTCTTCGCTCGAAGAAGAACCTTGGACTGATCCCAACGGGCAGCCACAGATCGCCCTGCTCGCCATGCCGTTCGGATATTCGAAGTTCCCCTCCATTCAGCTGGGCACTCTGTCCCGTGTGTTAAAAAATCAAAGTATTGGTTCCAAGAGTTATCATTTTAATTTGCTGTTCGCCCAACGCATTGGCCTTCAACTCTACGAAGTGCTGTGTGAAAAACGTGGAATGATCGGCGAATGGC
This window encodes:
- a CDS encoding 4a-hydroxytetrahydrobiopterin dehydratase, with the protein product MSLADNECVPCRGGVPPVEPAKAQELLRQLEQGWTFNAQGHLEREYAFKNFAEALEFVNKVGAIAEEQGHHPDLHLAWGKCKVEIWTHKIQGLTESDFFFAAKADRVYSSNG
- a CDS encoding nucleotidyltransferase domain-containing protein — translated: MNFLRTRRDKALARLKKLQIHLKEAHKLSKGKVCVYVTGSFGRGEASNYSDLDLFIVGKEEKNFRVLSNLDEILVKAELIKATRKLNFPEFSGDGEYLKHYTVGDLVASLGKPDDDATNTFTARLLLLLESRPLLEEQIHKQAINSVINAYWRDFRGHESEFVPAFLVNDIIRLWRTFCVNYEARTQTSSDEKRAKRKLKNYKLKHSRLITCYSAIFYLMATMGKKDTVTQYDAKKMVYLSPIERLEWLLGEKGFTDFSSKINEILSLYQNFLTKTDQDEKTLVKLFLNDKKSREYLREANKLGDHVFELLRAIGERQKPFNKIFRILNV